In Pan paniscus chromosome 15, NHGRI_mPanPan1-v2.0_pri, whole genome shotgun sequence, the sequence CAATCTGGTATATTCAGAGGAAGCAGATGGTGGAGGCGTGGGGCGGGGGGGCTGGGAATACTGCATGGTCATAGCTGACTAACCTATGGGCACATACTCTCATTCTGAGAAGATTCTAGGGCCCCTAAAACTGTCTGTAGGATAGCAAGCAAAATCTCTTAGGAAGCTGGCCTCATATCTGAGGCAAGAAGAGTCAGAAAAGGGCAAAGCTTCCtatcccaaaacaaaacaacaataaaccaCTTTGCACATAGCAGTTTCCAGAACAGAAATAGAGTGATATACAAGAAGGCCCAAACTGAAGCTGAATTCCCCAGCACGGAAAGTTTCCCCAGAAGGTGGCCTAAAATCAACAAAACTCACTGAGATACCTTCTTAGGCCCAATGAAGATCTGAATCATCTCCATATCAAACCAGGTTCCAGACACCTGATCCcatgatttttttctcagtaGGGGAAAGAACTGACAGGGACTGGGATACTATGAACTGCCTTGGAACCGAGGTCATGCATATATTGCCCCTGGACAATAATCACAGAGTTTTCTATAGTCAGGCCTTAAACACCATCCTCGAGACTTGGCCAGACAGCAGCACTGACCTACTTTCCACCCCCACTGGGAATCAGGGGTTATCTTGCCCTTATTTGGATTCTATAAGGATGCGGGGCCAGGGATAGATATCAGAAACCTTTCAAAAGCAATAGGCCAATTATCCTTACATGCTGGGGCAGCTGGTAGGGAAGTGGGTGTGGACTACTAAACCTTACTCAGTAGAGAAGGATGGAATGGTTGGTGAAAAGACTTAGAAACAACAAGGACAGGTACATAGAAGTATTTGCTAAATGGACCACAAAGACTGTCCCTCAAGTCTTGTGATTCAAAAGTTTTTAGGGTCAAAGTGTAAGGAGCAAGGGTTCAGGACTTCTGGGGTCCAGTTGTAACTGCCTCTGGTCACCTCTAACACGATGGTTTTCCCTCTTGAGAATCCTACACCTCCCAAATCTGCTAACAATTATGATTACCACTGCACTAGATGGGGTTAAAAGGAAAGGGAGCTTCTAGGGCGGTCTACATTCAAAAGACTACCTTGATCACACAGACACACCAGTAGTTCACTTTTATGATCTCCTCTCCATGGCCCTCTGAACCTCACTGCTCAGATAGCTCCTCCTAACCCGCTCCACTCTGCAGCTCACCAGCCTTTTTAGACTGAGATCTTGGTAAAGCCTCCTTCCCTCTGTCCTCACTCTCCTGAGTTAGGGACATGGAACCTCAGCCATGGACTTCAAAGGTACAGCAGGAGGCGAGAGGAAGGCACACCTGCTCACCTGCTGCCATCCCACCATGGGGAATCTTATCCCAGAGGCATGTCCTAACGCAACCCCGATTTTGATTTTGAAAGTTCTGGAAGACCTGGGTTTGGGAAAGAGGGGCATGTAGCCAGCCCTAAGTCCCTTTAAGTGGAGCTGACCCTAGAAAAGTCAGTCTTAGCACCCACGTGAGCCTCGGTCCTCAGACTGGGAGGTAGGGGCGATCAAGGGAGCCTCTGGGAAAATCCCCCTCCCAGAAATAGATTGCTAAGTAGGGTAGGACCTGCTATCCTGCCGGAGAGGTTTTTCCAGCAGCACCCCAGACCCCTCCCCAGGAAGATAAGCCAGAAGGATGATGGGGGGCAGGGTTGGGAGATAGGGAGGCCAAGGCTCAGCTACCCCCGGCCAGGAGAACAAAAGCTGAGTTACAGCCGCCTCCGCTGCTGCCGCGGGCCGAGCTCTTTGTGACACTTTGTTTGGGACGCAAAGAGGGAAGCACCCCCCATCCTttcccctcccccgccaccccgTGCTCCCAGAGAGTTTGggctccttccccctcccccaccagccCTACCTGGgccgggggttggggggtgtaCATCCACTCAGGCTCGCGGCTCTGCCGCCCCTCACCCCCAGGTCCCTCGCGCCCTGCCTTCGGGCCCCTACAAAGACACCCGCCACCTCCCCCGCCACATCCCCCCCGTTGGCCCTTCCCTTTGGTGTCTGCTCCCCCAGCTCTTCCACCTGGCCCCCCCTCCCTTGGGGCCCCCCAGCTCTCCAGGCTTCCGAGGccgccacccccaccccgcccccccaGGAGCTCTGGGCGAAGTTTGCTTGGGGCCGAGCCggcgcccctcccccgcccccgccccctgcACCTGCTCCGAGCCGGGCGCGCTGAGCGGGCCCCCCCtccgggaggggggagggggccgggggcgggggccGGGTGGCGGACGGGGGGGCCCGGGAGTGGGGGGAGCGGCTACTCACGAGCCCCGGGCGGGCGGCGGCGgagcgggcggcggcggcggcggcggcgggcggcgggcggcgggccgGCGGCGCGGGCGTCAGCGTTACGTGGGGCCGGGGGAGATGCGCCGGGCCCCGGcccccccgcccccggcccggcccccgccccctccccggtCCCCCGCCCCCGGCCCTGGCCCGCATTGTGTGCGGCGGGAGGCGGCCCGGCCATTAGCATGCGGGGGGCGGCGCGGCGGGGCTGGGAGCCGCGCGGGAGCCGGGCTCTGGCTCCGGGGACAGGGAGCTGGGGACCCCGGGAGCCGCGAGAGGCGGCCGCCAGGGGCGGGGTGCGGGCGGTTTGGAGACGGGGGGCGCTgtcggagggagggaggaagggagggagcggGGGTGGGGCGCACAGAGGATTCCAACTGGAGACTGGAAGAGATTTTGAAAGGTCATCTCGTCCTTCCCCCAGCCTCCAAGCAGCACTGCCCCTCCCTCCCTAAACCCGGACATACCAGGGAAGGAGTTGGCTCTGCCGCTCTTTCTGCCCCAACATGCACAGACTCGGGAAGTTCTTCCTGGGGTTTTATCTCAAAGCCTCTCCCTTAcaatttctgtctctcttttgggggaggaggaggggcgatTATAGAGATAGTTAATGTCGGCCGTATAAGAAACATTATTAAAGTTACTCTTCGGTCCTTTCCGTTCTTGATAAACAATTCCTGCGCCTTCCTCTCGAATTCTATTTTCCATTCCTCAAGTCACTTTAATGGCTCTtcaatacaacaaatatttactgagtgcttactaagtgccaggcactgggctcagCGCTGTGAGGGATGAGAAAGAAGTGGTACCTTCCTTCCAGGCGATTGTAGTCTAGACTACAAACTGGTAAGTAGTATACTCAGATTTAgtcaatatttactgaatgcctgttCACCTATCTAATAGTATATAATCTTTCCAATAACCCTCTATAATTAAATTAGCCCCCATTTACAAGTAAGAAAAATGAGGCTTCAGGAAGTCTGTTTCCCCAGTGGCCTGCAGGCTCGGGGATCCTCAGTGCAAGCCCAACATCTCACATCGCCACCAAATAAAATCAATGCACGTGGGAATTGAGGAGGAGTAGACACACAGCAGTTTTCTGGATCTCTTTAAAACGTGACTCCCACTCCCCGGGAAAGAAAAGAGTAGATACAATGACCCGCCGATGTTGGCACAGCACTGATGGGGCAGGAGTGGCTTACAAAAGATCACTTGCCTCCTAggaccctgcctccctcctcgTACTAACTTCTAGAGTCTTCTGGCGCAGTCTCCTCTTGTCGTCAAcaacaagaaataataatagtgatgatGATCATAGCCACTAACATTGAGCACTTGTGTACCAGGTACTGGGCTAAGCTCTCTTCCATGCTGAAAGCAACCCCTTGAGACTGGTATTATTAACTTCCTTTTATAGATAAGGGAACACAGAGATTAAGCAACTTGCCAAGGGCACCTAGGTAGATCTGGGATTTGTTTTGATCTATAGAGTATATTTGGGCCCAGCTGGTTCTGCTCCCGACTGTAGAAATGTGTCCCCAGCTTCCTTCTGAATAACACTTTTAGTGTACGGGCATCAGACTTATCAGTGTGACCTCATCAGCACCACTAATAGTTATTAAACACCCACCCTGAATCAACAACTCTTCACAGTCATATTGTTAGCCCCCTTTTATCAGTGAATAAACTGAGGTGCGAATAGGTAGAAAAACATATCTATCAGGACAcacacagtggcccacacctgtaatcccagcagtttgggaggccaagcagggaggatggcttgagcccaggagtttgagaccagcttaggcaacattgtgagacgaccctgtctctacaaaaaatttaaaaattagccaggcatggtggcatgtgcctgtgatcccagctacttgggagactgaggcaggatgattaTTTGTGCTCAGAAGGTGttggctacagtgagccatgatcatgccactgcactccagcctgggtgacagtgagcccctgtctcaataatataataataataataataatgtatccaagatcacacagatgGAGAAGCAGCAGAGCTAAGATTCCAGCTCAGGTCTGTCTGGCTATGAGGCACCTTCTCtctcaaaaatattaattgtTGCAATAGCATCCTTCCCAAGACTCACTATTTGAGGACcgtgagatagatagatagatagatagatagataatgtcCAGTTGCAGGTTATCATTGAATCAAAAACAATCCCCACCATAAACAGGGTCCCCCCCATCCACTGAGTCAGTGTTCAGTTCAGAGTAAAACcttcaagaaagaaggaagggagactgTCCAGAAAGTGAGAGGCAAGAAAGCCACTGGAATTCAACCTTACCTGGTCTGGGGGCAAAGCTGCAAGTAGTAATGACAGGGGACCGATCCAGACAGAAAGTAGGATCTCTAGGGAAGGACAAATAATTTGAGGAGGAAGCCAAAGAAAGGAGTAAGATCATATGGAAATGAGGGGGAATTGAGGTCCAGAGTGATAGTGTCCATGGGGATGAGGTAAGTGAAACCAGAAAAGGAACCCAGGATGGGCAGAAATGAGGGTAATGAGACATGGGAACAGAATGAGGTCGGCCTAGACATCTTGTGGAGTGAACTGAGGCCGGTATCTACCCAGGGCCACTCCCTAGATCCTTAGGCCTTCATATAAACCTTTGCCCCACCACACCCCATCCCTGACAGCCTTTCTCTGCCAGGACAAGTTTGTCGTCTGCTCTGAGCTATCAAGCCCCTTAGGAGACCTAGGACCCAGCTGGGTCCCATCCCTTTGGAGTAGCTGCTTCAGACTAGGTAGGTGTGAGGACCTGGACCTCAAATCCCTGGATATTGGGAGTGGGCAGAGGTGTAGCTGAAAGATACATTGTTGCATGTCCTGTCTCCTAATAGACAGAACCTATAACACATTTTTCCCAGCCTAGGAAGCACCTAATTCTTGTGGGCAAAGGAGCCATGGAAGATAGAGCTGGTGAGCAAGAGCAGGAGAGACACAGCCTTCGTCTGGAAAAGCTACAACACTGGGCAAGGCACAGGCAGAGTGGGCACCTCTTGGTGCTAGCGGTGAGGCCAGGCTACCCCATCCCAGGTCTCAGCATGTCCACTTCTACCCAATTcaattccatccatccatccatccatgttaagtgagcacctaccatgtgccagaaaCTGAGCTAGGTTCTGAATGGGAGGAGGGTAgaggaaaacatagaaataaacaaggcaagacccttaatctcccaagtagcttccATCTTGTGGGGGAAAACATACAGGTAAGTAACTAAACTACAATATGAggcagaaaaaattaaatgatacttaatttttaatgatCACGTCCTTGCTCTGGGTTGACTGCTTTCCTCCACCCTGCATTCAATCCCATTTCCTGATCTCTAAAGAGGTAGGAGTTATGAGAAGGGAGGGAATCCCTGACAGTTCCTCCCCAATTACCCTACCCTTACCCCCAGGTGAGCCAGCTATGGCTGGCAGTGGTTGTGGTGCCCCTTGCTGTCTCAGTCGCCTGCCTGAACTCTGATTGTCACATGGCCACAGCGCTGCCTCTTGGGCCTGGAGCCTCAGTAAGACCCACCACAAGGGAGGGTGGAAGGTCCCAGGGCCCCTTCCTAACGGGACCAGAGCTCAACACTTGCCCTTCTCACCATTCAGGGTCTCCTCACTGGGACTGTCACTCTGGAGCTTCGCAGAGCACCCCGCCTCTGGAAGGTGAGAGGGAAGAAAACACAGCACTGTCCTCCCACTCCCTAAAACAGACACCTACAACCCTCAGCCTAGGAAGTAAGTGGCTAAGTGTTGACTCATTCTCTCAGCTGTCACCACTGACTGGCCTCAATGACTGAGGAGGAAAGCAAAACAGTTAGAGGGCTTATGGCCCtgtttggaggctgagaagcagAAGCTGAGTTTTGTCTTCAGCTAGGCTGCAAGTGGGGATTGAGGTTGGAATGACTCCCCTAGGCTGGGCAGGGCTGAGCTGGCTCACTGGCAGGTGCGGGCCATGATGATATTCAACACCTTCAACTTGATCTTGGGTTTCATCGTGGTGGTGGTCGAGGTGATGAAGACAGCCTTGGGGCCTGCCCCAACTGCCTCCTCCCAGGTACTGGTCAATGAAGGAGAAGGTGGGAGGATAAGGAGGCAAGAGGAGGTGGGAAGGGAAAAGGGCAGGGGCAAACAGGTGCGGGGACCCTGCATTCTCAGCCCTGTCTACCTGCAGCATGCCGGCTTGCTGGTGCTGGAACTCAGTGCTGAGGCCTTCACCCTAGGGGGAGTGCTGGTCTCAGTGCACGCCCTATTCTTGCTGAGCCAGAGGAAACCAGGATGCTGCAGGAGCCAGAGTCTGCACTATCAAGAGCTGCAGGAGGTatgggggaagggaagaaagcacGAATAGCTAGCTGCCAACTAATTTTTCCACTGGCTATCCTGGTCAGTGGCACTTAAGGGAAAACAATGGggcaggagagaaaagaagaggtcCTAGAATGAAACTGATTGGCTTTCTCTGGCTTTGAACATTTCTCCCCTAATGGTGGGTAAGAGGGAATTGGGAATCCAAATGATTGAGGTTAAAAGAGTGGGAAAGCATTAGGAAGCTGCCTAAATATTGGCAGGACTATGGGAAACAGGATAAAAAATTGGGCAGGAGGAAGCAGTTGTTTCTGTCTGGGGTTTCTCCTTTCTCACCTCTACAATTTGCTCACACCTGTCTCTGGTTTTCAGGGCTTCTCTGAGTTGGAAGAGGTTCCTGGTTTGGAGAATGGTCCCACGGTGGCCAGCACAGGAGCAAATGAGAGGGCGGGACAGCGGGAACAGACACGTGCTGCTCTCCTTCCACCCTGAGAGAATGCTCTCCAGACATTCCTGCATCCCACCCCACCAAACTCAGAAGCTTGCTGGGATCCTTCGAGTCCAATACGAAGTCCGGGAGTGCCTTCAGTTTTCACTCAGAGCAGGCCCTTTTTTCGTTCCTTCCTTGTTAGGGGAAGATACACCTGGACGAGAATATATTCTCACCTCACCACCCTGAAAAGCTGCTTTCTCCCTTCCATCCATATCCTCTCTTCCTGTCACCTCCCCATACAGCTTCACATTTGCCTCATCGCACTTTTCTTTTCTGTCCACCTTTCATAATCCCATCCACTCCAAATCCCGGACCCTGCACACGCCAACTCCCTGAATCCAATTCAGGAGTGCCCCAGTTCCCCTTTCGATCCATCTCCTTTCTACTGTAGCGGAGACTACAAGTCCCAGGATGCCCCGCTAGCCCGTGACCGGCTAGGAAATAAAGAGCCTTCTCTCCGCGGTAGGGGCGCTGTTGGATGTGCTGAGTGACGCGAGGCGGGGAAGTCGGGGCCTAGCCTGGCGCTTTCTCGGACGCGACCACTGGCCCCGCGTTCGGGGAGGAGCCGGGCGGGCGGTCCTGCACTGGCGTGCCGCTCCCCCAGCCACTGCAATAGAGAGCTGGATCTGGGTCCCCAGCCCTGCGCTGGCAGCTTCAGAGACTGGCGAGGGCTCGGAGCTGACGCTTGGCAGAGCTGGGGCTTCCCAGATGCTGTCGCCGCACCCCCTCGCAGGAGGGCCCAGGTCCGAAGTCCTGAGACTTGGAGCGCGCGCGAGAAAGGGGTTGGAGATGATGAGTCAGAAGCGCGGGGCCTTTCTCGTCCCCTCCCCTAGGGCCTGGGCGCTGAAGATGGACAGGCTTGCTGGGCAGGCGGGTAGATAGGGCAGGCAGAGGGAGGGACGTTGCGACCCGCGTCTCTCCCTAACGCTTTCCCGCCTCTTGCGAGCACGCCGGTGTAACGAGCCCGCGCTGCCGCCACTCTTTATCTCCAACGCGGGAGCGGGACTGCGCAGGCTTGGCCTCTGGGCTGACCCGCCGACCTTTGATCTCGGCTGCGGTCGGGTTGCTGAAGTTCTGGCTGCGTTCACCCCCACCGTTTACGACCTTTGCAAGTGTGCAAAGATGACAGGCTCGCTTGGGCTTGGGAAAAGCCCGGGAGAACTGGGAGTCCCACTAGCAGCAGCAGCTGGGCAGCTTGCTGGCCGCTAGAAACTAGAAATTGACCACAGCTGGAGTACCAAGAGAACTCACCCCAAATTCACATAGTGCCCGGGATGGCTGTTCGCCTCACACTCATTTTTGTTCCCACTTGAGAAGGCTTCTTTCCCTAGAGAATGCTGCTTCTCCCGGCCTAGCCAGGGCCAGGCACCAGTGAGGATTGAGCGCGGCCTGGCTGCCTTGCCTTGACATTGCAGTGGCGTCCGCTGCAGCTCTTTTCTGTTTGTGACACCTTGGAAGAGTGGTAATAATCTTCCTATGACAAGGTTAAGTGTGAGTACTAGTGGGTGGGGACAGTTCTGGGATCAGGCTCTGGAATGGAGAAAAGATCTAGGCCTTCTGCATTTCTTCCTCTCCCCCAGTCTAATTGCCAGAATAATGGAGAGCTCATGTGTGCAGGGCCGaggaaacaatatttttcttGAAAGTCAGAAGGTGGTggtagatgaggaagctgagggaaGAAAATTAACAATTTGTTCTGTTTTCCAGGTTTTAGTGATGTGATCAGATTAGATATTGCATTCTAGTTCCAGAGAAGCTTGATGACCATGGAAATTAACCTCTATCAGTCAGATTAAGCTAGGCTCTGCTGTGGTAAATGCCAAACCacagtggcttaaaaccacaaaggtttatttctcatACTACGTGTCCAAAGTAGGCTGGCAAGGGGTTCTGTTCATTGCAAATGTTTCCTCCCAAGCTCATGGAGCGCCACCATTTTGAGATCCTACCCTGTCCCTATGAAGGTTAAGGTTACCCGCCCTGCCCCCCCGCCTCAGAATGTGAAGTAAGCATGAAGAATTGTTCATGGACTCTTAAATGCTGCCCTGAAGTGATACATTCATGTCACTTCCACCCATGCaatggccaaagcaagtcatataGCCACACCCAACTTAAGGAAGGCCGGAAGGGCAATGCCTGCAAGGAGAGGGGAAGCAGAAATACTTCATTAAAAGAAACATAGTTGGGCGGGCtcggtggttcaggcctgtaatcccagcactttgggagaccaagacgggtggatcacctgaggtcaggagttcgagaccagcttgaccaacatggtggccgtgtctattaaaaatacaaaaattaggccggcatggtggtgggtgcctgtaatcccagctactcgggagtttgaggcaggagaattgcttgaacccaggaggcagaggttgcagtgagccaagatcgcaccactgcactccagcctgggagacaaagcgagactctgtctcaaaaagaaaaaaagaaatggaattaatAATTTGTGGTGATTTTTGAACAGCTTAGCAGTTGAAATTTATCTGTTCCAGCAGTTATGCCCATACCTACTTCTTTGGTTTGGTTTCATGAACCCCTAAGTTCTTACTAGAAatttttcctcaaaaaaataataggACTGGGACTCAGGAAACCTAGATTCTAATTTTGTTGCTTGGGCAAGTCAAACCTCTCTGAACTACATTTTGTGCACTTGGAGGTTATGGTAATAATATTTATTCTGTCTACCTTACTGGAGTATCAAGgctaaaataaaatcacacaagGAAAAGTACTTTAAAACTATAAACCACTTCAGGGGTTGAAAATAAATTGCCTGCAGAGGTAAGAAgtagtttaaatgataatttcTTGAAACTCAAGAGCCAGTTCAGCTATAGTTCTTCAATCATCAGTCTGCATTAGATAAACATAGTAGGAATTCAGGTTTTGGATATATGTTACAGTTCATGTAGACCTTGCAAAGTCCAAGAGTCTtagattaaatattaaattcttaAAACCTTTCTGATAAAACCTTTTTCATCATATCCCTCTAGGGCATTGGTTCTCAGAGAAAGGTCATTTTGTTCCCCAGAGGATATTTTGCAAGGTCTGGAGACATATTTGTTAGTCACAactgaggagtgggggaggagggaatATGTAACAATGGAAGGCGCAGTAGATGAGAAGTCAGATTTGGGATTTAGTTCCAGTGCTGCTAATGCCGCTTTCCTGTGCATTATCCTCTGCCAGCTGCAAGCAAAGACTATTTGAGACTTGTCCTGTGTTCCTCATTATTCCCCCTCCACACTGCCTATTGCCACAGTCCCGGGCTGCTCCACGACAGCGTTCTGCTTTGCTGCAGTGATTCCCAGCAACCACTGTATCTGCCTCTTTCTTCATCAGTTTGGCAGCCTCTGTGGAGGTCACTCATTTTACTTGAATGGGAACTTCACTGAAAGAAGAAACTGACAAGGTTTCTGCTGACGTCAGTTTTTAAAGGCCGTGACCCCTATCTATTCTTTTAAACATTAAAGAAATCCAGTTCATGATATGTGGCTTCATATGCAGCTGTGGCACATTGGTGGTCGGGAAATTCTCCATGTGAATACATTTTACCCTCATTTCtttgaaattctgtcatttattcTGGCTTTTAATACGTGATTATAGACAACTGACAGTATTTCACAAATGAACTCTTTTCCGTTTCTGAATCTGCCTTTTGGCAAGATGGCTCAGGTTTTGTGTCCAGGGATGTGTCCTCTGCTGCCATCTCGTGGCCTCTTGGCTGCCCAGGTTGAGGTCTCACAAAGTGCCTTTCCTAAGGTAATGGCATTTGGCAGTGGCTTAGTTGGGGAAACACTCTCCTCTCCATGGTGTGGGGCGCTCCCCAAGTTCCTCCTCTGCAATGGGCCCCTGAGGGCAGCAGCACACTCGGCCTGGCTGGAAACCTGGGCCTCACAATGAGGCAGGAGGCGGAGGGCCCCTCCTGGTCTTCTGCAAACCCTTGGGCCTCTGTGTCTGTTATGCAGTCCTGGCCAGGAGCCACCAAATTCAGTGAACCCAACTACCCAGGGGTAATTGAAGCTGACCGCGCCTGCTCGGCCTGAAGAATGCAGTCTCTTGCCCCTTGCCACCTGGGACTGGGATGCTCTTAATTTCAGTAAGAAATGAAGAGTCTCCCATCAGGTTTCTGGATTCTAGGCCCACACAAAATGGGTCTAGACAAGAAAACAGAAGGGTGTGTTGCTCTGCGTCCACACCCTTCATCCTGGCGGGCCCAGCCAGTGCTGCCTCAAATTTGACATTTGATTAATGGACTGGCGGGACAGTGGCAGTGGTGTTCTCGCTGAGTCACTGTGTTTCCTATAAATATGACAGGATCTATGTACTACAGTGATCAGAGGTCCATCTCCAGGGAACTGGGAATGTGAGATACTGCCCTGACCTGGGCTGCTGCTGTTGGTGACTAAGCAGTGAGCacaggagggaaggcaggaaaatgtttttagttgctatttttttcattgtgataacatgtatgtatacacacacacacacacacacatatgtatatatataaactatatatatacctatatagtTAAAATCTTCCCATTGCTAACAAATTCATACAACTTTCCCCTAGTTGTTAGCCCCCTCTCCTGACTCCACCCAGCTCCCATAACCCCTAATCCCagccttctcaaaaaaaaaggaggaagagagaaggaggggaaggagaa encodes:
- the TMEM253 gene encoding transmembrane protein 253, translated to MEDRAGEQEQERHSLRLEKLQHWARHRQSGHLLVLAVSQLWLAVVVVPLAVSVACLNSDCHMATALPLGPGASGLLTGTVTLELRRAPRLWKVRAMMIFNTFNLILGFIVVVVEVMKTALGPAPTASSQPCLPAACRLAGAGTQC